The Mytilus edulis chromosome 12, xbMytEdul2.2, whole genome shotgun sequence genome contains a region encoding:
- the LOC139499202 gene encoding uncharacterized protein, whose translation MSKQIDTVIWLAVNYVNVEEEKCETKLLDIYEACLAFYSLKKQAPPSKDLVGKLIPRIFGVSSTNKFFKSDYKKKIVYEQLKLRPQNSSPVVIPAYCSALEEENHYKIRCPLPTLVNNEQQFCDVTFGKDDTWLTLNNTNFKSGFPLQINQANVDGMLNVICSLKLCSGIKTHAEVNSSAFHKETCCLLIDPENSYETLKSKSCQIMLNWIGKSVTCMRCVDSYSKTQSKNKSKKRLNENENLSQLNVKKKCVDEKPALKEMKNSMNCIEPESLKPLPENKIITTQINENQAISIPDETVKNPIDENQPISIPDETVKNSIQLSEKDHDDLEEILKLVLKTDVSENFVLLLISQLNNCKKGLDVHQRRWDPKIISLCLTLFIRSPQTYNDLKQSGFLELPSKRLLQYYKNSVKQTPGFNQGNITWMT comes from the coding sequence GTTGGCAGTTAATTATGTAAATGTAGAGGAGGAGAAGTGCGAGACAAAATTGCTGGACATATATGAAGCTTGCTTGGCATTCTACTCATTGAAGAAACAAGCACCTCCTAGTAAAGACTTAGTAGGTAAGCTGATACCAAGAATTTTTGGTGTCAGTTCTaccaataaattctttaaaagtgattacaaaaaaaaaattgtatacgaACAGTTAAAATTGAGGCCTCAGAATAGCAGCCCTGTAGTTATTCCAGCTTATTGTTCAGCTCTTGAGGaagaaaatcattataaaataagATGTCCTTTACCAACTCTGGTTAATAATGAACAACAATTTTGTGATGTAACATTTGGCAAAGATGACACATGGCTGACACTGaataatacaaatttcaaaagtgGATTTCCACTGCAGATAAACCAGGCAAATGTGGATGGTATGCTTAATGTTATATGTTCCCTTAAACTTTGTAGTGGGATAAAAACTCATGCTGAAGTCAATTCAAGTGCATTTCATAAGGAAACTTGTTGTTTGTTGATTGACCCTGAAAATAGTTATGAAACACTGAAATCAAAATCCTGTCAAATTATGTTAAACTGGATCGGAAAAAGTGTAACCTGCATGAGATGTGTAGATTCATATTCTAAAACACAATCCAAGAATAAAAGCAAGAAACGgcttaatgaaaatgaaaatttatccCAACTgaacgttaaaaaaaaatgtgtcgatGAAAAACCAgctttaaaagaaatgaaaaatagtATGAATTGTATTGAACCAGAATCTTTGAAACCTTTgcctgaaaataaaattataaccactcaaattaatgaaaatcaaGCTATTTCTATTCCCGATGAAACTGTGAAAAATCCAATCGATGAAAATCAACCTATTTCTATTCCTGATGAAACTGTGAAAAATTCAATCCAACTTTCAGAGAAGGATCATGATGATCTAgaagaaattttgaaattagttTTAAAAACGGATGTCTCAGAAAATTTTGTACTTCTATTGATATCGCAGCTGAATAACTGCAAAAAAGGTTTAGATGTTCATCAGAGAAGGTGGGACCCTAAAATAATTAGTTTGTGCCTAACTCTTTTTATAAGGTCTCCACAAACATACAATGACCTTAAACAATCTGGATTTCTTGAATTGCCATCAAAACGGTTATTGCAGTACTATAAAAATTCTGTAAAACAAACTCCTGGTTTTAACCAAGGTAATATTACTTGGATGACTTAA
- the LOC139499201 gene encoding uncharacterized protein gives MLIKAVNQLCDGMPDEQTVSFLKQLDRPLNVPNHEVTKLFGTNFDAQFINHEMLEEIDEDLVVYKAEDEGNVRILRDCVAPKSLLLKKGAKVILVKNITQGLCNGMQGVVHHVAKDILPIINFNGKLVTLERASFDVFDLKQQKNLASRKQFPVILAFALTVHRAQGQTLQNVEVDSFSFFAPGQMGVAVGRAVSIDGLRLVNYNSSAANKKHPDIVYEFYDRVFNDFLDDLSCCKDTFVMPSVECPPPDDPTDQDPDDTYICMDMDELPVLASPWDIFEFQTENKSAPFMSDISPDFFVSLPLKDHVNYLYYNVDAIVSAKLDNSDNWINAYTKLNEFVLSDKHILSIQKLFKVNNINKYQNKLSTKIVFWLMNKEIEKKAKAVTAKQITDIEAETSIEEELSSAGKSKIRYLTGACVQKITKRLKESVLRKMGQSTKKSKLAMRMDYKKQCLLKQFRISELDVADNDESMVEIDFKQGPSRGLTIPNDSVFNFFLSLHSVLQHKLSLKQMHLYLEDLHNHCRNAVDNDDVLIGKWISLFDIQDDGKIEDELFLTLIMELYRDVTEHFIRISFVDSLKYFKRTIPRKKNQALRTKIQALGDRQTPSSSKVVSPKRKNKCSKDDEHLSLSKKKNLAHEWSESEIYICSLCMLECDWEPAEMQFESIACDKCNCWFHYKCVNIKGTEKFLKKDQNNWFCPNCSRKGKGKGKGRGRGKST, from the coding sequence ATGCTCATTAAAGCAGTAAACCAGCTTTGTGATGGAATGCCAGATGAACAAACTGTTTCTTTCCTAAAACAACTGGATCGTCCATTGAATGTACCAAATCATGAAGTCACAAAATTATTTGGAACCAATTTTGATGCTCAGTTTATTAATCATGAAATGTTGGAAGAAATAGATGAAGACTTGGTGGTTTACAAGGCTGAAGATGAAGGGAATGTACGTATTTTGAGAGACTGTGTGGCTCCCAAAAGCCTACTGTTGAAGAAAGGTGCCAAAGTCATTTTAGTCAAAAATATTACTCAGGGACTTTGTAATGGCATGCAGGGAGTTGTACACCATGTGGCAAAGGATATTCTTCCTATTATCAACTTTAATGGAAAGTTAGTTACTCTTGAAAGAGCTTCCTTTGATGTTTTTGATCTGAAACAACAGAAGAATTTGGCTAGCAGGAAACAGTTTCCTGTAATATTGGCATTTGCACTTACTGTACATAGAGCACAAGGACAGACACTGCAAAATGTGGAAGttgattctttttcattttttgctccAGGACAGATGGGTGTTGCAGTTGGGCGTGCAGTCAGCATTGACGGTTTAAGGCTGGTTAATTATAACAGTTCAGCTGCTAATAAGAAACATCCAGATATTGTTTATGAATTTTATGACAgagtttttaatgattttttagatgatttatcctgttgtAAGGATACATTTGTTATGCCATCTGTCGAATGTCCCCCGCCAGATGACCCAACTGATCAGGATCCAGATGATACTTATATTTGTATGGACATGGATGAACTGCCAGTTTTAGCTTCACCATGGGAtatttttgaatttcaaacagaaaataaatctgCGCCATTTATGTCGGATATATCTCCTGATTTCTTCGTATCATTACCTTTGAAAGACCATGTGAATTATCTATATTATAATGTTGATGCCATTGTTAGTGCGAAATTGGATAATTCTGATAATTGGATTAATGCATACACCAAGTTGAATGAATTTGTGTTATCTGATAAACATATATTGTCTATTCAGAAACTATTTAAAGtgaacaatataaataaatatcagaataaatTGTCCACCAAAATAGTATTTTGGTTAatgaataaagaaatagaaaaaaaagctaAAGCTGTAACTGCTAAACAGATAACTGACATTGAGGCTGAAACAAGCATAGAGGAAGAATTGTCCTCAGCAGGAAAAAGCAAAATTAGGTATTTGACTGGAGCCTGTGTCCAAAAAATTACTAAACGTTTAAAAGAGTCTGTATTAAGAAAAATGGGTCAGAGCACCAAAAAAAGCAAGCTGGCTATGAGGATGGACTATAAAAAACAGTGTTTGCTGAAGCAGTTTCGCATTAGTGAATTAGATGTTGCTGACAATGATGAAAGTATGGTTGAAATTGATTTTAAGCAAGGACCATCGAGGGGTTTAACAATACCAAATGACAgtgtatttaactttttcctgTCTTTACATAGTGTATTACAACATAAATTAAGTCTGAAACAAATGCATTTATATTTGGAAGACTTGCATAACCATTGTAGGAATGCTGTTGATAATGATGATGTACTAATTGGCAAATGGATTTCATTATTTGATATTCAGGATGATGGTAAAATTGAAGATGAACTATTTTTAACACTTATTATGGAATTATATCGGGATGTAACTGAACATTTTATTAGAATTTCTTTTGTTGattctttaaaatatttcaaaagaaccATTCCAAGGAAAAAAAACCAGGCATTAAGGACAAAAATACAAGCCTTGGGCGATAGGCAAACCCCTTCTTCTTCGAAGGTTGTTAGTCCTAAAAGGAAGAATAAATGTAGTAAAGATGATGAACACTTATctctttcaaaaaagaaaaacttgGCACATGAATGGTCTGaaagtgaaatatatatttgttccTTATGTATGTTGGAATGCGATTGGGAACCAGCAGAAATGCAATTTGAAAGTATTGCATGTGACAAATGCAACTGCTGGTTCCATTACAAATGTGTAAATATCAAAGGAACAGAGAAATTTTTGAAGAAAGACCAGAATAATTGGTTCTGTCCTAATTGCAGCAGAAAAGGTAAAGGAAAGGGAAAAGGTCGTGGTAGAGGAAAATCCACTTGA